A section of the Lepus europaeus isolate LE1 chromosome 10, mLepTim1.pri, whole genome shotgun sequence genome encodes:
- the NEMP1 gene encoding nuclear envelope integral membrane protein 1 isoform X2: MLQESQVYTLNACQQFCYKNVLIPKWHDIWTRIQIRVNSSRLIRVTPVDSEEKLKELEQFSIWNFFSSFLKEKLNDTYVNVGLYSAKTCLKVEIIEKDTEYSVIVTRRFDPKLFLVFLLGLSLFFCGDLLSRSQLFYYSTGMSVGIVASLLIIIFMLSKFMPKKSPIYVILVGGWSFSLYLIQLVFKNLQAIWSCYWQYLLGYVLTVGFLSFAVCYKYGPLENERSINLLTWALQLLGLCFMYAGIQIPHIALTLIVAALCTKNLEYPVQWLYITYRKMCKATEKPVPPRLLTEEEYRIQGEVETRKALEELREFCNSPDCSAWKTISRIQSPKRFADFVEGSFHLTPNEVSVHEQEYGLGSIIAQDEEASSEEEGENPEPQWPALTQNSFLT, translated from the exons ATCCGGGTAAATAGTTCCAGATTGATACGAGTCACCCCGGTGGACAGCGAAGAGAAACTGAAGGAGCTAGAGCAGTTTAGTATCTGGaacttcttttcctcctttttaaaagagaaattgaatGACACCTATGTTAACGTGGGTCTGTACAGCGCAAAAACCTGCCTCAAGGTTGAGATTATAGAGAAGGACACCGAGTACAGTGTCATTGTGACGCGGA GATTTGACCCCAAACTCTTCCTCGTTTTCCTCCTTGGACTTTCGCTGTTTTTCTGTGGAGACCTGCTGAGCAG AAGTCAACTTTTCTACTATTCCACTGGGATGAGTGTGGGAATCGTGGCCTCTCTACTGATCATCATTTTCATGCTGTCCAAGTTTATGCCCAAG AAAAGTCCCATTTACGTCATCCTGGTGGGAGGCTGGTCCTTTTCTCTTTACCTCATtcaactagtttttaaaaatttacaagcGATCTGGAGCTGTTACTGGCAGTACCTCTTAG GCTACGTCCTGACAGTCGGATTCTTGAGTTTTGCAGTGTGTTACAAGTACGGGCCCTTGGAGAACGAGAGGAGTATCAACCTGCTCACCTGGGCCTTGCAGCTGCTGGGCCTGTGTTTCATGTACGCCGGCATCCAGATCCCACACATTGCCCTCACTCTCATTGTCGCTGCGCTGTGTACAAAGAACCTGGAGTACCCTGTTCAGTGGCTGTACATCACCTACAG AAAGATGTGTAAGGCCACAGAAAAGCCTGTCCCCCCTCGTCTCCTGACAGAAGAAGAATATCGGATACAAGGAGAGGTGGAGACGCGAAAGGCTTTAGAGGAGCTTCGAGAGTTTTGTAACAGTCCAGACTGCTCTGCTTGGAAGACTATTTCTCGAATCCAGTCTCCAAAAAG ATTTGCTGACTTTGTGGAGGGCTCTTTCCACCTCACGCCCAATGAAGTGTCCGTGCATGAGCAGGAGTACGGGTTGGGGAGCATCATTGCCCAGGATGAGGAGGCGTCCtctgaggaggagggggagaaccCAGAGCCCCAGTGGCCCGCTCTCACGCAGAACAGCTTCCTGACCTAG